The proteins below come from a single Papaver somniferum cultivar HN1 chromosome 11, ASM357369v1, whole genome shotgun sequence genomic window:
- the LOC113320795 gene encoding WUSCHEL-related homeobox 11-like, giving the protein MEDQAPDHNNNNHNNHPSQGSNKSEPVRSRWTPKPEQILILESIFNSGMVNPPKDETVRIRKLLEKFGAVGDANVFYWFQNRRSRSRRRQRQIQAGLLNDSSNIRASNGLSIHYEPTSSSSSSSCSSSSSTSSSSSNSSSPACFANPSFSHPFLIGSSSSSSSSCGGGGIGDNGCVDDLFSFSQQMGLSEIDQSSILCSSSTTNLHFQTGFITVFINGVPTEVPNGPLDMKSMFGQDAMLVHSSGVAVPFNEYGFSLQSLQTGESYFLVSRSL; this is encoded by the exons ATGGAAGATCAAGCCCCagaccacaacaacaacaaccacaacaacCATCCTAGTCAAGGTTCAAACAAAAGTGAACCAGTTAGATCAAGATGGACACCCAAACCAGAACAAATCCTCATTCTAGAATCAATTTTCAACAGTGGTATGGTTAATCCACCTAAAGATGAAACAGTGAGGATAAGAAAATTACTCGAGAAATTTGGTGCTGTTGGCGATGCTAATGTGTTTTATTGGTTTCAAAATCGTCGTTCAAGATCGAGACGTCGACAACGTCAGATTCAAGCTGGATTGCTTAATGACTCCTCCAACATTAGAGCTTCAAATGGTTTATCAATTCATTATGAAcccacctcttcttcttcatcatcatcttgttcatcatcatcatctacttcttcatcatcttcaaattcttcatctcCTGCATGTTTTGCTAATCCTTCGTTTTCTCATCCATTTCTAATCGGTTCTTCTTCGTCGTCGTCATCTTCTTGCGGAGGAGGAGGTATTGGTGATAATGGTTGTGTTGATGATCTTTTCTCATTTTCTCAGCaaatgggtttatcagaaattgATCAAAGTTCAATTTTGTGCTCTTCAAGTACTACGAATTTGCATTTTCAAACTG GGTTCATAACTGTGTTTATCAATGGAGTTCCTACTGAGGTTCCAAATGGACCACTTGACATGAAAAGTATGTTCGGTCAAGACGCTATGTTAGTTCATTCTTCTGGAGTAGCAGTTCCTTTCAATGAATATGGTTTCTCATTGCAAAGCTTGCAAACGGGTGAAAGTTATTTCTTG GTTTCAAGATCCTTATAA